From Ipomoea triloba cultivar NCNSP0323 chromosome 5, ASM357664v1, the proteins below share one genomic window:
- the LOC116018753 gene encoding hippocampus abundant transcript-like protein 1, with product MREKMRVLRPLVHLLVPLCVHWIAEEMTKSVLVDVTTNALCDGQSSCSEAIYINGLQQTVVGIFKMVVLPVLGQLSDDYGRKPLLLVTVSTTIIPFTLLAINKSRGFVYAYYVLRTISYIISQGSIFCISVAYAADVIEESNRAAAFSWITGLFSASHVVGDLLARFLPEDYIFVVSICLLIFVPIYMALALVETVKPPSGVNQSLPHMNKAKKILQDRYKSMRSAVNVVINSPTLKVISLVSFFYELGMSGIDAVLLYYLKAAFGFDKNQLSEVLMVVGVGAIVSQIVVLPLVNPFVGEKIILCIALLASIAYSLLYGFAWAAWVPYLSASFGVIYILVTPATYAVISRASSSTDQGKAQGFVAGVQAIASLLSPIGMTPLTTWFLSDNAPFDCKGFGIICASLCMVIALCCACMLKLDAPAKKSSEDDAESIEAPLLS from the exons atgaGGGAGAAAATGAGAGTGCTGAGGCCATTGGTGCACTTACTGGTTCCACTATGTGTTCACTGGATTGCCGAGGAGATGACTAAATCTGTGCTGGTTGATGTCACCACCAATGCTCTCTGTGATGGCCAGTCCTCTTGCTCTGAAGCTATCTACATCAATGGACTTCAACAAACT GTAGTTGGGATATTCAAGATGGTGGTACTTCCTGTACTTGGTCAGCTTTCAGATGATTATGGGCGAAAACCTCTTCTTCTTGTCACTGTATCTACAACAATTATACCTTTTA cTTTACTTGCCATTAACAAGTCAAGGGGCTTCGTCTATGCTTACTATGTTCTTCGGACAATTTCTTATATTATAAGTCAAGGAAGCATTTTTTGCATCTCTGTTGCTTATGCG GCAGATGTTATTGAGGAGAGCAACAGAGCTGCAGCTTTTAGTTGGATTACGGGTCTTTTTTCTGCATCCCATGTTGTGGGAGATCTCCTAGCACGTTTTCTTCCCGAGGACTACATTTTTGTG GTTTCAATATGCCTTTTGATATTTGTTCCTATTTATATGGCACTGGCTCTAGTAGAGACAGTTAAACCACCTAGTGGAGTGAACCAAAGTTTGCCTCACATGAACAAGGCAAAGAAGATTTTGCAGGATCGATATAAATCTATGAGATCTGCTGTAAATGTTGTCATTAACAG TCCAACGCTGAAGGTCATCTCTCTGGTTTCTTTCTTCTACGAGCTGGGAATGTCTGGCATTGATGCTGTCTTACTG TACTATTTGAAAGCAGCTTTTGGTTTTGACAAAAATCAGTTGTCAGAAGTTTTGATGGTGGTGGGAGTAGGTGCAATTGTATCTCAG ATCGTTGTGCTTCCGCTTGTCAATCCGTTTGTTGGCGAGAAAATAATACTTTGCATCGCCTTGCTGGCATCAATAGCATAT TCATTGCTTTATGGATTCGCTTGGGCGGCTTGG GTGCCCTATTTGAGCGCATCTTTTGGAGTCATCTATATCCTAGTTACACCGGCT ACTTATGCTGTGATATCTAGAGCATCGAGCTCAACTGATCAG GGAAAAGCGCAAGGCTTTGTTGCTGGCGTGCAAGCGATAGCAAGTTTGTTATCTCCAATCGGAATGACCCCGTTGACCA CATGGTTTCTGTCCGATAATGCGCCTTTTGACTGCAAGGGATTCGGGATCATCTGTGCTTCGTTGTGCATG GTCATTGCGCTATGTTGCGCGTGCATGCTTAAACTCGATGCACCAGCGAAAAAGTCCTCGGAAGACGATGCAGAGAGCATCGAGGCGCCGCTTCTGTCTTGA